The genomic stretch AAAGGGCATCTGAAATAGGGCCTTGCAATATACAGATGCATTTGTTGAGATGGCTCTGTAAAATGGCAGCTGGTTTTTATCCAGGCATCGGAGTAAAGGCTATGTCCTTCTCTACTACGCAGACATTGCATTGATGCTTATCTCATTATGCGAATACAATTGTGTCTCTGAGGTTGCTTATGTAGAAATAAAGGTTATCCGGTATAAATCGAGCAATTATACCTTGACATTTATGGAGATTCGAAAATGTTGGTCTCCATCGCCAAAGGTTGGGCTGGAGCGCTTATTTTTTTCGGATTCATGTTTCAAAGAGTATAGCCTACTGAACGTAATATGAAATGGAACTGCGTTTGCTGATGTATTGCTGTGATTgatttacatattttttttttatatatgaaATACTCGATTTCACAGAGACCTACCTCTGGGTTGGCTACGGTGTCGTGTTAAACCGCACCTTGCAACGTCACACTCCGTGAACGCATAGGGTACCATATTCTAATGTCGGCGTAGGCTATCTCACATAGGCTGCTTCCTTGCTGATGTGAATGCTGCGAAGCAATAATCTTATCTATGGGTATTCGGGATGATTAACACCATGTTTCTTAACTCTATCGTCCATCATTATGGCGTATCTTATTTATTACTGCACTCAGAGACAAATTTAACCATTCGCTGAATGCCAAAGGAATTAGGCAACAAGCACATCAGTTATGTTGATTCACCTATCTGGAAGATTAAGAAAATGTCGATTGTGAGTGATTTGGTCTGATTtctccttgccaccaataagaaaaaacaaaacaaataaattctGCATCATGGACTGCTGATGTTACTGTACATCGATGATATAATTCACTGATTATTTGCACTTGAAAACGACAAGCAGTCTACATAAAGAGCAAAGACAGACAGGCTGAAAGGCCTGTTTTCAGTTTAGTCTTTTTGGGACATTCTAAGGCCAGACAAATCTATAACCTCTACACCTTTAGATATAATTGTAAAAAAGAAATGCCCTTTGAAAATGGCAAATGAACGGTTTTGGTTAGTCTGtctcttttgtgttttgtgagaAAGATGCAGTTAATTTTACTTCCCTCAGTAACCATTTGAGCTTCTCTCCTACAGTTGGTTGCCACTGGGCAGTTCAGAATTATCAAAGTACCACTGGGCTTCATCAAAGTCCTACAATGGGTAAGTCAAATCCATCAGGATAAACAATTGTTTGTGCACAAATGTGTTCACTTGTAATTGTATGGATGAATGTTCACAATGTTTAAACATGCCATCTCTAGACCAAACTGGGCAGTGTAGGTTCTAAATACGTTTcttgtcaatataatatgcacCTATCATTCTGTGCATTTCTTAGTGCTAAATTGAGTCCCATATTATCACAGCCTGGAAGGCACAGTCAGTAATACctaactatatactgtatgggcaaaaTTTGGgattcagtttttctttttccaaaTAACTACAGAGTTGCTGTATTTTTCCTCGatagtgtgtgttgtccagCAAGGAAAATTATATAGCCTGTTGGACCTGAGCTTACTTTCCCTACATCATATTGTGAACTGTACAGTCAGTCCCATCCAGACCCATCAGTGAATTCCCTAAACCAATCCAttcttacatacagtatccCAAAAGGAGAGCAGGCTTGTTCAAAGATGTAAGAACCTGTCGATAGTCAAGGAGTCATGGATGACATTGTCATGGCATACAGTAAGCTGCCATTGAGAAAATACAGCACATCTGTGTGCATATGATATGATATATCTATTGGTCAATTGGTTGCTGGCtccactccgtgtgtgtgtgtgtgtgtgtgtgtgtgcgtgtgtgtgtgtgtgtgtgtgtgtgtgtgtgtgtgtgtgtgtgtgtgtgtgtgtgtgtgtgagagagagagagagagagagagagagagagagagagagaggctgagactGAGGCTTTGTGTGCTATACTCATATTCCATTTACTCCACGTGTGAAACCTAAACCTGGTAGGCCTATACGTCTCATCATATTTTATAGATCAGTCACACATCCGTAGATGGCAGTTATTCCATTGTACTAATTGTGTCCGAGGATGAATTCATTCCATCATTccattttgtttacatgtggcCCTTTGCTGGCTCAGTGCAGGGCTGCATTCATTACAATCATAGGAGCAGCTGAAACAAAGAGCTACCCCTTGTGGTGGAAAGAAGATACTACACCAGGTGCTAATATGACCCTTCATGTTACCAATGTGTCATATTAAATCAGATCAAAGAGCAGCTATTTTTACTCATAGCAAATTACACACAAATAATAGTGAGCTGTGGATAGTTGATtatttttaaatgcagttgataTAACAGAAAATACTGTTGTTCAGGTTTTAGGTAATGAGTAATGAATTATGTTATCACATTAATAGAGatttcaaaacaattgaaaTTGATTCTATGTTTAAACTACAGAtatcacattttattttttcactgtcaagagaaaatcaattctctctctctcacacactgtctctctgtctctctgtctccccccatACCTCATACCCACATCACACACTATAATTGGTGTGTAATTGTACACTTCATATTTAAAAGAGGTGTTGCCCCCTCTCCAGTAGAAGTGGTTGGCTCTATTATCCTCCCTTTGTTTCCCGTCACGTGAGGCATCTCCTGACTTTACTCCAAGCAGCCCACTACGACAGATGGTGGGCCATCTCTGTGAAAATTAATAGCTAGATTCTCCATTCAATCCTATCTGGGCTGTAGGCATGGACTAATCTCTATGAGAGTCAGGCTACCAGATTTAAACCAGtggttgggggggagggtgaggggggggggtatgcgATTACACTCTGTCCAGCCTGCTTGGTGTTGTTACTTGGATCAATAGTAGGAACTGCATTTGTGTCAGAACACAGGCCATATCATTGTTTGAAAACCATATGGGGACGTCGCTTGCTTGCCTAGCAGTAACAGGAAGTATAGGAAATACCATGGAAAAGCCTGGGTTCCTCTTCCAATATCTGCAGATGGGCTTTCCCTACTGAGCTGGGGGCTGCCATTTCTGGCCATATACAGTATTACATGAATATGGTTTAAAAATGTAGTTGATATTTAGataactacatacagtatagtattgTTTAGACCATTCTTCTTGTTGTGTAAACAAATCCAGTATCCATCATTAATGTtataatttttctttttctttaggTGTTTGCCATTTTTGCTTTCTCAACGTGTGGGAGCTACGACGGGTCATTCAGGATGtcagttcagtgcaaaaacaggACTGAAAGTAACTTAAAAATAGACGTGGATTTTGAATACCCGTTCAGGTCAGTATTGCTATTTTATTTTGCATatctacatttacatttacagtgtTTGTACTTATGGTCATTCATTTAAGCATATGCACAAGCCATGTTTTCTTGACTGCCCTTTAGCCCAATAAGGGCATAATCTAGAACCTAGATGGTCTTGTGGAAACCTTAATCAATAACTTAATAACCTAAGGCCTTTTGAATATTCTGGAATCAATTGCATTCAAAGTTCTGAGATGCAGAACTATTTTCACTGATATATACTTTGCTATGAGGATTTTGTAATGTAGACTTTCTTTTGTATTTGTGCACTCTATGCATAATAGCCTGACTTAGAAGTGCACTGAAATCCCCCTGCCTTGCACCCTTCACAGGCTCCATCAGGTATACTTTGATGCCCCAACCTGCAAAGGAGAGAAGTCTGAGAGGTTCTTCCTCGTAGGGGACTATTCCTCCTCAGCCGAGTTCTTCGTCACTATCGCCGTGTTTGCTTTCCTCTACTCCATGGCAGCTCTCAGCATCTACATCTTTGCCTTTGAAAAGTACCGCGAGAACAACAAAGGGCCTCTGATTGTGAGTGGATTTCCCCATCTACTGTCACGCCTGACAGCCCACAGAATCCTCCACAAATCCAGAAACAGGATAGCTGCTGAAGGCCTGTTGGATTCTCCACGAATATAGACTTCCTCATAAGAATAGATACAGagcagtacatactgtacatacctgacaaaaaatatgtttttatttgccCTAAGACTTTCAGTACAGTAGGTACATAATAGCACTACAGTAAAGGGGTAAACTGACTCAAAGGACTCATCTGAGGTCATCTAGCTTTTATAAAATATTGTCAGTTAACATTTCAGTCCAGTGCTGAATGCAATAGTTGAATTTTACAGCTACATTGTCTCTAAATTGGCATGAAGTGAGGTTTTGGACATGAGAGAGTGTGGTTTGCATGAAGGTGGGAGTAACAAGACTTAGCTGGCAGGATATATTAACTGTTAGGCAAAGGCTGCTCAGTATCTTCATGATTTACTTTCAGTATGGACAATTTACATATCTGTTATTCAAAAGATAAAAGCCAGATAACTGATTTTAGACACAAAACGGAATGGTTACAGGACAATGAATGTGGCCCTGTTACATTCATAAATGGATGGAGTTTATACATTGTTCAGTATGAAGCCATGGAAAACCCAGAGTAACACTGAGTAATGAATACACTGCTACCTCTCTCAGATTGTCATCTAGCCTCAGGTCAGTCTGAAAATAACTTGGCCTAGCTATGACTGACCAATGAGCAAAAATTGGTATCCCTTTTCAAGGACCCAACGTTCGGTAAAATTGTGAATGACCGTATGAAAATGTGTCCCTATAGCTAGACGGTTTGTCATAAAGCCTAGAGCAGCTACATTGGTAATGATTAAATTATGATGTTTTGTACTGTTAAATTCCCTAAATCCATTTGATACTCACAATAATTTAGTGTAGCTAGTGAATAGTCGGTTGGTAGACATGATTATGTCATACATTTGTGAGGTTCTCTGTGCTTTAAATACAACTGTAACCCCAATGACCGTTTCCCTTGCAGGATTTCGGGGTGACCTGCGTGTTTACCTTCATGTGGCTAGTGAGCTCGGCTGCCTGGGCCAAGGGCCTGTCCGACGTTAAGACCGCCACGGACCCCGAGAAGGTTCTGGAAATGGTCCCCGCCTGTGAGCTGGAAGGAAGCACCTGCCGCGAAGTCCACGATCCGAAGATGTCTGGCCTCAACACGTCCGTGGTGAGTTTTATCAGAAGCTCCTCCATTCATGCTGCGGTATGGGTTAGTGACGAGTTCGAGCAGACGGACATGCCATTTATTTTCACGTGAGCTCATTTATTGACCGGACAGTGTCAGCTCAGTCCAGTTTCCTGTTTCTGTTGGCAAGGCAAGACAAGTTTACTTAAGCGTATTTCATACACAAACAATGgtaatagataaaaaaaatagacacaacgaataatagtagcctaaataaaagcataaaaggggtatagttaaaaaaaatggtttcaaaagtaacatacataaaatataataatttaaaatatgaataaaagGCAGAAAGATAGAATAATTCATTCCACCCTGTTGTATCCTGATGATGGGCTGAGCTAGTTACGCAGTGTTTGAGAACATAATTTATGTTGTCACAATATTATAGTGGTCAAATGTAATGATTAGCATTATAGTGTAATATTCATTGAATTGATTCAAATTCATTGATTAACATTAGGAAGTCCTGTTCCACATCCAAATCACCTATTCACCACTGCAGCCCTCTGTGCTTCTCTCCTCCAGGCTTTTGGCTTCCTGAACCTGATCCTGTGGTTAGGAAACATCTGGTTCGTGTTCAAGGAGACCGGCATCGTTGCTCCCTTCATGCGTGCTCCACCTGCCCAGGAGAAGCAGCCCGCCCCCGACACCTTCGGCCAGCAGGGCTACGGCCAGGAGGGCTACGCGCAGCAGGGCTACCAGCCCGACTACAGCCAGCAGGGTTACAATCAGGGTGGCGAGTACggccagggaggaggaggaggaggaggctacGAACAGCAGGGGGCGCCCACCTCCTTCTCCAACCAGATGTGAGAGAGCCAATAAGGACGCAGCCTCGTGGAGGATGGTGAGTCAGAGGGCAGGGTAATCGGTGCATTCACTGTAAGAATCTAAGGTAGGAATGTAAAGACCTGTTGTCCACACCAAGAACTGTAATGATAACGCCAAAAAAAGTATCTCTCTAGCTAAGATGAATGAGAACATACTATAAACTATAGTGATATGACGTGAAGAATGATATTGTTGGGGATCGCTTTCAGGGCAATTTTGAGAACAATAAATCTGCCAATCAGAATCAATCAAATTTTagacatcacattcatcaacacaaggagagactttctTATTGTCGGCTGGTGTGGAATAATATTGTTATGGTTACAGTAATCATTCTAGTTATCGTTCCTGGTGCGAACGGCCCTTTATAACTGACTGCTGTGAAGGTAGCTTGGCTTTGTATGCTTAGCGTAGCATTGAAGGTAGGGCGTTGAAGCGCTGAACGCTTAGTGTCGAAGGGAGGGTATGTGATAGTTTGCATTGtaattacagtatatacagagGCCTTCAAATACCATAATATTATAGTACAATTCTATATTCAGTCAACTGTCTTTAAGtccttattattgtcattcACTGCTTGTTCTGCCATCTTTCCCTACAGAAAAGAGGGTGATCGTGTGATTATGGGAGTGTGGTGCCTGAACCCTACCCACAATACCACACTCTtccctgtctgtctatttgtgcatctgtctgtggacaacaagagggaggggaggggaggggcggggcGGGGAGGGAAGGGGGTTAAAAACTATCAATGGGAAACGggggaatgagagggagaaattAATGTGCTGTTCATTATTGTGGTGTAAACAAAAAAGAGAGTTAGGATTGATCAAATGAAGACAAACTTGAATACAGTACCAAAAtataaaaaagaacaaaaaaaagcaaatctCAATGCTATATAAATTTAAATTGATAATGTTGAAAATAGTAATACTAAACTTGAGAgaatgtatttgtctgtgttgtaTAAATATCATTATGAACAAATAGTATATACAAAATTTCCTAAAGATGTGTATGGGTTTATTCCACTGTAGTTTAGTTCTGTTTAGAGCTCACTAAATACAGTTGTCTTTCAGCCCAAAAAAAATGAGATCCTTAATAATTTTTACCTTCTGTGGTTTGGTACAGGCTCACTGAGATTATCTGAAATTGTATCAGATTTTATACTTTCGCTCTTTCTTATTTTAATatcttatgttttattttttattttgtttaattttgttttCTGCTCTGGTGGGATAGAGCATAGTACTGAAAGAGTATGGGGTAAAGCTTGAGAATAAACTAGTCATACTATCTGTCGCAAGAGATAAAAAATGGCATCATAAGCAGTGGCAGAAATCAAACTGGTTTAGGTGTTCACATCTTTTGTGTTAGTTACGTTT from Sardina pilchardus chromosome 7, fSarPil1.1, whole genome shotgun sequence encodes the following:
- the sypa gene encoding synaptophysin a, with the translated sequence MDIVNQLVATGQFRIIKVPLGFIKVLQWVFAIFAFSTCGSYDGSFRMSVQCKNRTESNLKIDVDFEYPFRLHQVYFDAPTCKGEKSERFFLVGDYSSSAEFFVTIAVFAFLYSMAALSIYIFAFEKYRENNKGPLIDFGVTCVFTFMWLVSSAAWAKGLSDVKTATDPEKVLEMVPACELEGSTCREVHDPKMSGLNTSVAFGFLNLILWLGNIWFVFKETGIVAPFMRAPPAQEKQPAPDTFGQQGYGQEGYAQQGYQPDYSQQGYNQGGEYGQGGGGGGGYEQQGAPTSFSNQM